TCAACCGCTGTAAGTTTACCGTTTTTCGTGTTATACACTTTAGTAATATTTTGTATATCAATCATCGGTTGTACTCCTTCTAAATTGAAATAACCTTCCTGCTATTTCAAAATCATGTTCATTTTTCATCCAAAACATCCGTTGAATGAAAAAAACCTTTCTACCATGACAAGTAGAAAGGTTTCACATACATTTATACGGTAAACCGTTCTCTCATCTTTCAAAGTTTAAACTTTGTGTGAATTGGCACCTTTGCGTAAACGCTGGTTGCCGGGTTTCATAGGGCACTTCCCTCCACCTCTCTATATAAGAGTAACGTTATTAAGTTTTATTATTATGAATGTTACTTTATCACGATAAAGAGACTTCGTCAATTACTTTTTTAATATTTCATACAGAAACGGTACGGATTTAAATGCGTAAATTTTATTCGTTAGTTCTCCCTTATCCGAAACGATTAAACAAGGTACACTTTCAATTTTCAATTCATATGGTAAATCTCCTAAATAATTGATATTTGCCATACCAAGCGGGAGATCTGGGAGTAATTTCTCAATTACATCCAACATTTTTTCCGATACTTCACATGTGCCGCACATCGGCGTATATAAGAAAAACGCTGTCTGATCATGCTGTTGTACGTTCTGTTCCCACTGCTGTTTCGTCCATTGTTCCATTATACTGTCATCCTTCGTTTACTATAAATTTTGCTTGTAGTAACATATCCCTTAAGATTTTAGTAGGTGTTTTTTCTACTTCCACATATTCGTGAGGTATGATAAGCTGTGTCGCTTCGGGATATGCACGGTTCATCAGTTTACGTAACTTTTCACCGTTTTTATCTGCATCAAACATAGTCGTAATTTCATCTTGCTCATATTCATCCAATAAATCAATTAAATTGACTTCACTTATTGTGCCATTCGTGCAAAGTATCGTCACGTCTTCCGCTAATATCGGAAGTATTCTCAGTTTATCGGCACGTCCTTCAACAACGATGCATTTTCCCATAGTACACGCTTCCTTCCATCCATCACCTTTATATATAGAATAACAAAAAAACACTAAAACCTTTAATTAGAAGGCTTTAGTGTTTGGTCTTATTGTTTAATCTTATTGTTCGATTAATGCAGTGTAAGCGTCTGCGTCTAATAATTCTTCAACTTCTGCTTCACTTGTTAACTCAACAGTAACCATCCATGCATTACCGTATGGTGATTCATTTACATATTCAGGATTGTCCAGTAATTCTTCGTTGATTGCAACAACTTTACCAGAAAGTGGTGCATATAGTTCAGAAACTGTTTTTACAGATTCTACACTACCGAAAGGCTGATCCTTTGAAATTTCATCGCCTACTTCAGGTAACTCTACGAATACGATATCGCCTAATTCAGATTGTGCGAAATCCGTAATACCGATTGTCGCTTTACCGTCTTCAATTTTTACCCACTCATGCTCTTTTGAATAACGTAATTCTTTTGGTGTGCTCATTTGAAAACCTCCATGTTATATGTAGTACATTCAAGTTCATTTTGCCATATTTCGTTCGGAAATACAATGTGAATAACTGTTTATTTCCAAGTTTCTAAGAAGTCAGACTCCTTAAATCCTAAAGTTAATTTTTTTCCATCTGTAACGATCGGTCGCTTAATTAACATACCATCCGATGCTAATAGCTCTAATTGCTCATCTTCGGACATTGTCGGTAGTTTATCTTTTAGGCCTAACTCACGATATTTCATACCTGAAGTATTAAAGAATTTCTTCAACGGTACACCGCTTGCTTCGTAAATGGCTTTAAGTTCTTCTTTCGATGGTGTCTGTTCTACAATATGAATATTTTCATAGTCCACACCTTGCTCATCTAGCCATTTTTGCGCTTTTTTACAAGTTGTACATTTTGGATATTGGATGAATTTTATTGTCATGTAAGTACTCCTTTTTGCCCTGGATTTTCCTATATTGTAACGGATATAGAAGGACAAATCAAAAATGTGTTCGCATGATCGGAGCGGTTTTTATTAGAAGATGTATGAAAATATTAGAACATGCCGGACTTATATTAGAAGAACGGTTTCACTTATTTGAACCTTTGCGTGACATATTAGAAAATATAGTACTTATATTAGAAGTTCCAATATATATTAGAACTTCTGAAATTATATTGGAACATTTTACGATTTATTAGAAAACGATAGAAAAATCGGGTGCACTTTCATGCACCCGATGACAGTCTTTATTAAACTACATACTTTTCTGCTTCGATTAGTTTCGCTGCAGCTACACGTTTTTTCGGAATTAAGTTGTAAGGGTTGTTGCGCGTTAATTTACGTAATGCTGATAAAATCATACGTGCATCGTCACCTTCAACTGAAGCGATTAATGTTTCTTTTGCTTCTTTTTCGATTTCTGCGAATGCTTCCTGACAGAAAATTTGAGTGTAAAGAATTTTTTGTGCTGCTTTTTCTTCACCGTCACGCTCGATAGCTTTTTGTGTACGGATTACTGCAGATTCCATTGCGTATAATTGGTTTGCAATGTTTGCGATATTAACTAACAGCTCTTGCTCTGCATCCAGTTTTGCACCGTAGCGTTGTGCTGCTGCACCTGCTGCAAGTACTGCGATCTTCTTAGCATTTTTCACTAAGTATTTCTCTTGCTCTAATGCACCTTGACCGATTTCTTCAGGCATAAGCATTAATAGCTCGTTTTGAAGTTCTTGTGCTACTTGTAATAGTGGTAACTCACCTTTTAATGCTTTTTTCATGAATGTGCCTGGTACGATCATACGGTTAATTTCGTTTGTACCTTCAAAAATACGGTTAATACGAGAGTCGCGGTAGATGCGTTCTACTTCGTACTCAGCCATAAAGCCGTAACCACCGTGTAACTGAACCGCTTCATCCGCTACGAAATCCAATGTTTCAGAACCGAATACTTTTGCGATTGAGCACTCAATTGCATATTCAGCGATTGCTGCTGCAATTGATTTGCCGTCTTTTTGCTCTTCGTCAGATAACTGGCTTAAGCGGTCTTCGAAGTAACCAACTGTACGGTAGTTTAACGATTCAGATGCATAAATGTGAGAAGCCATTGATGCGATCTTTTCTTTTGTTAAGTTGAAGTCCGATAATTTTGTTTTGAATTGCTGACGTTGGTTTGTATAAGCAACTGCTAATTCAAATGCACGTTTAGATGCACCTACAGTACCTACTCCTAATTTATAACGTCCGATATTTAAAATGTTGAACGCGATAATATGACCGCGGCCTACTTCACCTAGTAAGTTTTCTACAGGTACTTCTGCGTCTTCCAAAATTAATGTACGAGTTGAAGATGATTTAATCCCCATTTTCTTCTCTTCAGGACCTACAGAAACACCTGGGAATGAACGCTCAACGATGAATGCTGTAAATTTATCGCCATCGATTTTCGCGTATACAACGAATACATCTGCAAAGCCTGCATTTGTAATCCATTGTTTTTCACCATTTAATACGTAATGTGTTCCTGCTTCATTTAACTTAGCAGTTGTTTTAGCACCTAATGCATCCGAACCTGAACCTGGCTCTGTTAATGCATATGCTGCGATTAAAGCGCCTGAAGCCAACTTCGGTAGGTACTTCGTTTTTTGCTCATGGTTACCGAATAATACGATTGGTAATGAACCGATCCCTACATGGGCACCGTGCGTGATTGAGAAACCGCCAGCCGGTGACATTTTTTCTGCGATTAATGCAGAAGAAATTTTATCTAAGCCTAAGCCTTCGTATTCTTCAGGAACGTCAGCTGCTAATAAACCTAAATCCCCTGCTGTTTTTAATAGACGTACAGAGTGATCGAACTCATGGTGCTCTAAGTTTTCAACTACTGGTAATACTTCGTTTGTTACGTATTCCTGTGTTGTTTGAGCAATCATTTTTTGCTCGTCTGTGAAATCTTCCGGTGTAATTACTCGGTTAATATCCACGTCCTCGATTAAAAAGCCGCCGCCCTTAATAATGCTGTTTGTTGTTTGTGCCATTATAAATTCCTCCCTAGTTTCCTTTGTGATTTTTATTGTATTTATTTCCCCAGACAATTAAAGAACTTCAAATACCCCTGCTGCGCCCATTCCGCCGCCGATACACA
This genomic window from Solibacillus sp. FSL R5-0449 contains:
- a CDS encoding thioredoxin family protein, which produces MEQWTKQQWEQNVQQHDQTAFFLYTPMCGTCEVSEKMLDVIEKLLPDLPLGMANINYLGDLPYELKIESVPCLIVSDKGELTNKIYAFKSVPFLYEILKK
- a CDS encoding toprim domain-containing protein; the protein is MGKCIVVEGRADKLRILPILAEDVTILCTNGTISEVNLIDLLDEYEQDEITTMFDADKNGEKLRKLMNRAYPEATQLIIPHEYVEVEKTPTKILRDMLLQAKFIVNEG
- the gcvH gene encoding glycine cleavage system protein GcvH; translation: MSTPKELRYSKEHEWVKIEDGKATIGITDFAQSELGDIVFVELPEVGDEISKDQPFGSVESVKTVSELYAPLSGKVVAINEELLDNPEYVNESPYGNAWMVTVELTSEAEVEELLDADAYTALIEQ
- a CDS encoding arsenate reductase family protein, with translation MTIKFIQYPKCTTCKKAQKWLDEQGVDYENIHIVEQTPSKEELKAIYEASGVPLKKFFNTSGMKYRELGLKDKLPTMSEDEQLELLASDGMLIKRPIVTDGKKLTLGFKESDFLETWK
- a CDS encoding acyl-CoA dehydrogenase family protein; its protein translation is MAQTTNSIIKGGGFLIEDVDINRVITPEDFTDEQKMIAQTTQEYVTNEVLPVVENLEHHEFDHSVRLLKTAGDLGLLAADVPEEYEGLGLDKISSALIAEKMSPAGGFSITHGAHVGIGSLPIVLFGNHEQKTKYLPKLASGALIAAYALTEPGSGSDALGAKTTAKLNEAGTHYVLNGEKQWITNAGFADVFVVYAKIDGDKFTAFIVERSFPGVSVGPEEKKMGIKSSSTRTLILEDAEVPVENLLGEVGRGHIIAFNILNIGRYKLGVGTVGASKRAFELAVAYTNQRQQFKTKLSDFNLTKEKIASMASHIYASESLNYRTVGYFEDRLSQLSDEEQKDGKSIAAAIAEYAIECSIAKVFGSETLDFVADEAVQLHGGYGFMAEYEVERIYRDSRINRIFEGTNEINRMIVPGTFMKKALKGELPLLQVAQELQNELLMLMPEEIGQGALEQEKYLVKNAKKIAVLAAGAAAQRYGAKLDAEQELLVNIANIANQLYAMESAVIRTQKAIERDGEEKAAQKILYTQIFCQEAFAEIEKEAKETLIASVEGDDARMILSALRKLTRNNPYNLIPKKRVAAAKLIEAEKYVV